A region of Moorena producens PAL-8-15-08-1 DNA encodes the following proteins:
- a CDS encoding LLM class flavin-dependent oxidoreductase, with translation MEFGVQFFPDVSPQQKSGVQYFNEALDLVSLCDQLGYTSIRIVEHYFHRYGGYSPNPIVFLTAASQRTQNARLITGAVLPVFNNPLKLAGEIGMLDAISNGRLEVGFARGFLPHEFARFGIDLNESRSRFEEGMEQVRCLLEQENVTMEGQFHRFESVTSLPRPTQTPRPPFWVAALATPASFVAAGNKGYGIMAIPLAGGKMAELIKLYRDAWKSAGHPGQGRLMLAFHMFCAPTAEKAIAIARQPLNDYLKSLVEAASDWLMDTHSADYHSYDKIIAGLKQETFESQVEKGAAWIGTPEQLQYTIRSYYEQVGGFDLASMQVNFNTISVENAAASMRLFAKEVMPCFC, from the coding sequence ATGGAATTTGGTGTACAGTTTTTTCCCGATGTTAGCCCTCAACAGAAGTCAGGAGTCCAGTATTTTAACGAAGCTCTTGATCTGGTCAGTCTGTGTGATCAACTCGGTTATACTAGTATTAGGATTGTAGAACACTACTTCCATAGATATGGCGGATACAGCCCTAATCCCATCGTTTTTCTGACTGCTGCATCCCAGCGAACTCAAAACGCTCGCCTGATCACTGGAGCGGTTTTGCCTGTCTTTAACAATCCACTCAAATTAGCTGGCGAAATTGGTATGCTCGATGCCATTTCCAACGGACGTCTGGAAGTTGGCTTTGCTCGTGGATTTCTTCCCCATGAATTTGCCCGATTTGGGATTGATTTGAACGAGAGCCGCAGCCGCTTTGAAGAAGGGATGGAACAGGTACGTTGCCTGCTCGAACAAGAAAATGTGACCATGGAGGGTCAGTTTCATCGCTTTGAGAGCGTTACGTCTTTGCCCCGTCCTACTCAAACTCCCCGTCCTCCTTTCTGGGTAGCTGCTCTGGCTACCCCCGCATCCTTTGTGGCTGCTGGTAACAAGGGTTATGGAATCATGGCAATTCCTTTGGCAGGTGGGAAAATGGCTGAGTTAATTAAGCTATATCGAGATGCCTGGAAGTCCGCTGGTCATCCAGGCCAGGGTCGGCTAATGTTGGCTTTTCACATGTTCTGTGCCCCAACGGCTGAGAAAGCGATCGCAATTGCTCGTCAACCCTTGAACGACTATTTGAAATCTTTGGTAGAAGCGGCTTCTGATTGGTTAATGGATACCCATTCGGCGGACTATCATAGCTACGACAAAATCATTGCTGGACTAAAGCAGGAAACCTTTGAATCTCAGGTAGAGAAGGGAGCTGCTTGGATTGGTACACCTGAACAATTGCAATATACTATCCGTAGCTACTATGAACAAGTTGGGGGCTTTGACTTGGCTTCTATGCAGGTTAACTTTAACACCATTTCCGTAGAAAATGCTGCCGCTTCGATGAGGCTTTTTGCTAAGGAAGTGATGCCTTGTTTTTGTTAA
- a CDS encoding alkene reductase gives MTDPLSLSKLLSPFELGDLSLKNRVVMPPLTRGRAVNLGIPNDLMVEYYTQRTGVGLIITEGTFISPQANGWVNAPGIYTLEQTEGWKKVVSGVHSKNTPLFLQLWHCGRASHSSFHDGKLAVAPSAIKINEEYVHTPQGKQPHETPRALETEEIPQIVEDYKKAAENAKQAGFDGVEVHSANGYLLDSFLQSKTNQRTDNYGGSIENRYRLLKEVIEAVITVFPVNRVGVRLSPNGVFNDMGSVDYRETFLYVAKELNSYGLAYIHILDGLAFGFHELGEPMTLAEFRNVFDGPIIGNCGYTQETAEAAIQEGLADLVAFGRPILSNPDLVDRFANNWPLNPIPDVKLWYSPGKEGYTDFPTYKTEN, from the coding sequence ATGACGGATCCACTCTCTTTGTCCAAACTACTAAGCCCTTTTGAATTAGGTGATTTATCTTTAAAAAACCGAGTAGTAATGCCTCCTTTAACTAGAGGTAGAGCAGTTAATCTGGGTATTCCCAATGATTTAATGGTGGAATATTATACTCAAAGAACTGGAGTAGGTCTAATTATCACTGAAGGTACATTTATTTCCCCTCAAGCTAACGGTTGGGTAAATGCTCCTGGTATTTATACTCTGGAACAAACTGAAGGGTGGAAAAAAGTTGTTAGTGGTGTACACTCTAAAAATACGCCATTATTTTTGCAGCTTTGGCACTGTGGTCGGGCTTCTCATAGTAGTTTCCATGATGGTAAGCTAGCTGTTGCTCCTTCAGCCATTAAAATTAACGAAGAATATGTTCATACCCCTCAGGGAAAACAGCCTCACGAAACCCCACGAGCCCTGGAAACTGAAGAAATACCCCAAATAGTAGAAGACTATAAAAAAGCGGCTGAAAATGCCAAACAGGCAGGTTTTGATGGGGTAGAAGTTCATTCAGCTAATGGTTATTTACTGGACTCTTTCCTGCAATCTAAAACCAACCAAAGAACAGATAACTATGGTGGTAGTATTGAGAATAGATATCGTTTACTCAAAGAAGTAATCGAAGCTGTAATAACTGTTTTTCCAGTCAATCGAGTGGGGGTTCGTTTGTCTCCTAATGGTGTATTTAATGATATGGGGTCTGTGGATTATCGTGAAACATTTCTTTATGTAGCTAAAGAGTTAAACAGTTATGGGTTAGCTTATATCCATATATTAGATGGATTGGCGTTTGGATTTCATGAATTAGGAGAACCCATGACTTTGGCTGAGTTTAGAAACGTTTTTGATGGTCCAATTATTGGTAATTGCGGCTATACTCAAGAAACAGCCGAAGCGGCAATTCAAGAAGGTTTGGCAGATTTAGTTGCTTTCGGAAGACCGATTCTGAGTAATCCAGATTTGGTTGATCGCTTCGCTAATAATTGGCCTCTTAATCCTATTCCAGATGTGAAACTTTGGTATTCTCCAGGTAAAGAAGGTTATACTGACTTTCCTACTTATAAGACGGAAAACTAG
- a CDS encoding NACHT domain-containing protein, with protein sequence MREVHDLMPEAIHELPKDYYQKLLESGQLEQEIDQQELKRAKERYYQQPIKSVLDVIKDSQGYRYLVVLGDPGSGKSTLLQYLALEWARIDLTTDSSQPIPLLIELRTYIRNRDSGQCNNFLEFCHQSSGAICHLNQHHLDEQLKAGKALVMFDGLDEVFELGKREDVITDIHRFTNTYPKVRVIVTSRVIGYKPQRLRDAEFRHVMLQDLDSKQIQTFIEQWHELTFTDQADKVRKRERLQNAIKTSSPIRQLGQNPLLLTMMAILNRNQELPRDRSELYNQSSRLLLHQWDVERALLEDNRLDPKTIDYQDKQQMLGKVADFMQGNQAGLAGNLISAEDLERIIFDELKSREFTNPRAVAKVMINQLRTRNFILCFMGADYYAFVHRTFLEYFCAWEFVRKFEKTQEISLEQLQTQVFCQHWQDESWHEVLRLIVGMIDSKKAGEIIEYLMAQDGRRYEFSNLFFAGDCLSEVRNRYEIKSTDTELLNRFKDLTNYDLNYDYEPYGDEADLVRYIRTKAFVAVATHWQDHPDTLAILQQSARSDKNWRVRREAIVQLGQGYQDHRDTLAILQQSARFDKDWSVRRTAIEQLAQGYKNHRDTLALLQQSARSDKHSGVRRTAIVQLAQGYQDHRDTLALLQQSARSDKHWRVRATAIEQLAQGWQDRVAWPTANQPWLWEFLWDRTLNDPFERKESWYDNPRQAALKAILEHYPNHSQIRSLLQDRADHDSDPQLREFAQKELAKLSSF encoded by the coding sequence GTGCGAGAGGTTCATGACCTGATGCCAGAGGCGATTCATGAACTGCCTAAAGATTATTATCAAAAACTGCTAGAAAGTGGTCAACTAGAACAGGAAATTGACCAACAGGAGTTGAAACGAGCTAAAGAGCGTTATTATCAACAGCCGATAAAATCCGTATTGGATGTGATTAAGGACTCTCAAGGCTATCGGTATTTGGTAGTTTTAGGAGACCCAGGCTCTGGTAAATCTACTTTGTTGCAGTATTTAGCATTGGAGTGGGCAAGAATAGATCTAACTACTGACAGTTCTCAACCAATTCCCTTACTGATTGAATTACGCACTTATATCCGGAATCGCGATAGTGGACAGTGTAATAACTTCTTGGAATTCTGTCATCAAAGCAGTGGAGCGATATGTCATCTCAATCAACATCACCTTGATGAGCAGTTAAAAGCTGGTAAAGCCTTAGTGATGTTTGACGGGTTGGATGAAGTGTTTGAGCTAGGGAAACGAGAGGATGTAATTACGGATATTCATCGCTTTACCAATACCTATCCTAAAGTAAGAGTAATTGTGACATCTCGGGTAATTGGTTATAAACCCCAACGGCTACGGGATGCTGAATTTCGTCATGTTATGCTCCAAGACTTGGACTCAAAACAAATTCAAACCTTTATCGAGCAGTGGCATGAATTAACCTTTACTGATCAAGCCGATAAAGTTAGGAAACGGGAGCGCTTACAAAACGCAATTAAGACATCCTCCCCCATTCGACAACTGGGGCAAAATCCCCTATTACTAACCATGATGGCAATCCTGAATCGCAATCAAGAATTGCCTCGTGACCGCTCTGAACTCTATAACCAATCCTCTCGATTACTGCTCCATCAATGGGATGTGGAACGAGCATTACTAGAAGATAATCGTCTTGACCCAAAGACTATTGATTATCAAGATAAGCAACAGATGCTGGGAAAAGTGGCAGATTTCATGCAGGGTAATCAAGCAGGATTAGCAGGAAATCTGATTAGTGCAGAAGATTTAGAACGGATTATCTTCGATGAGCTGAAATCACGAGAGTTTACTAATCCCAGAGCGGTGGCTAAGGTAATGATTAATCAGTTGCGCACCCGCAATTTTATCTTGTGTTTCATGGGAGCAGATTATTACGCCTTTGTGCATCGGACATTTTTGGAATATTTCTGTGCTTGGGAATTTGTCAGGAAATTTGAGAAAACCCAGGAGATTTCCCTAGAACAGTTACAAACCCAGGTATTTTGTCAGCACTGGCAGGATGAATCTTGGCATGAAGTGCTGAGGTTGATTGTGGGCATGATTGATTCCAAGAAAGCTGGAGAGATTATTGAGTATTTGATGGCACAAGATGGAAGAAGGTATGAGTTTAGTAATCTATTTTTTGCAGGGGATTGTTTGTCTGAGGTTAGGAATCGCTATGAGATAAAATCAACGGATACTGAATTACTGAATCGCTTCAAAGACTTAACTAATTATGATCTAAATTATGATTATGAACCATATGGAGATGAGGCAGACTTAGTCCGTTATATTCGCACTAAAGCTTTTGTAGCAGTAGCCACCCATTGGCAAGACCATCCAGATACATTAGCCATACTTCAACAATCGGCTCGCTCTGATAAAAATTGGAGGGTGCGACGTGAAGCAATTGTACAGTTAGGTCAAGGTTACCAAGACCACCGAGATACATTAGCCATACTTCAACAATCGGCTCGCTTTGATAAAGATTGGTCGGTGCGACGTACAGCAATTGAACAGTTAGCTCAAGGTTACAAAAACCACCGAGATACCTTAGCCCTACTTCAACAATCGGCTCGCTCTGATAAACATTCGGGTGTGCGACGTACAGCAATTGTACAGTTAGCTCAAGGTTACCAAGACCACCGAGATACCTTAGCCCTACTTCAACAATCGGCTCGCTCTGATAAACATTGGAGGGTGCGAGCTACAGCAATTGAACAGTTAGCTCAAGGTTGGCAAGATCGCGTAGCGTGGCCTACGGCCAATCAGCCTTGGTTATGGGAATTTTTATGGGATCGCACTCTCAATGACCCCTTTGAGCGTAAGGAAAGCTGGTATGACAATCCTCGACAAGCAGCCCTTAAGGCCATCCTGGAACATTATCCTAACCATTCCCAAATCCGATCCTTATTGCAGGATAGAGCAGACCATGACTCCGATCCTCAACTGCGGGAGTTTGCTCAGAAGGAATTAGCCAAATTATCGAGCTTTTGA